From Brassica oleracea var. oleracea cultivar TO1000 chromosome C3, BOL, whole genome shotgun sequence, a single genomic window includes:
- the LOC106330936 gene encoding uncharacterized protein LOC106330936 has protein sequence MTTQHGRNETGDQTIQQYCQKIKSLADLLSNVDAPVNERTLVMYLLNGLNEKYVNIINIIKHKDPFPTFDNVRSMLDMEESRLNKPRRATASHMDMSSSSTVLVATETQPQQTRNQPQRNNNNYRGKKNNRFRGNRGNFNNFLPQYPIWMPPTFWRGQYNAWPQKFANWKLQHIVDPLLLQLKLSKRI, from the exons ATGACGACGCAGCATGGCAGAAACGAGACGG GAGATCAAACAATCCAGCAGTACTGTCAGAAGATTAAATCACTAGCCGATCTACTAAGCAATGTAGATGCACCAGTCAATGAAAGGACTTTGGTTATGTACCTTCTCAATGGCCTCAATGAGAAGTACGTCAACATCATTAACATCATCAAACATAAAGATCCCTTCCCCACTTTTGACAATGTGAGATCCATGCTGGATATGGAGGAATCACGACTCAACAAGCCAAGGAGGGCAACGGCTTCACACATGGATATGTCTTCTTCATCAACAGTTCTTGTAGCGACTGAGACTCAACCCCAACAGACCAGAAATCAACCTCAGCGTAACAACAACAACTACAGAGGAAAGAAGAACAACCGTTTCAGAGGAAACAGAGGCAACTTCAACAACTTTCTGCCTCAATATCCCATCTGGATGCCTCCAACCTTCTGGAGGGGTCAGTACAATGCGTGGCCTCAGAAGTTTGCGAACTGGAAGCTCCAACATATCGTGGATCCTCTGCTCCTGCAACTCAAACTCAGCAAGCGCATCTGA